From Granulicella sp. WH15, the proteins below share one genomic window:
- a CDS encoding TetR/AcrR family transcriptional regulator yields MRSETAEKILKTANTLIAERGYSAFSYADISEAVGIRKASIHHHFPTKAGLVVAVLKEHRQRLVEGTELLDREISDPLARIGAYMKHWEECIRNQTMPFCVAALMAAELPALPDEVQAEIRQHFTTLSQWLEKTLKAGVKMQVIKLQGSVATEAQILMAVVHGAMLSARASGAPAVFQTITKAALKQIAVPKY; encoded by the coding sequence ATGCGAAGTGAAACTGCGGAAAAAATTCTCAAGACGGCAAACACTCTCATCGCGGAGCGCGGATACTCTGCATTCAGTTACGCCGATATCTCTGAAGCTGTCGGGATCAGAAAGGCGAGCATCCACCATCATTTCCCAACAAAGGCCGGTCTTGTGGTGGCTGTTCTCAAGGAGCATAGGCAAAGGCTTGTTGAGGGAACGGAACTGCTTGACCGGGAGATCTCAGACCCTCTCGCGCGCATTGGGGCCTACATGAAGCATTGGGAAGAGTGTATCCGTAACCAGACCATGCCATTCTGCGTTGCGGCTTTGATGGCTGCGGAACTTCCCGCCCTTCCGGACGAAGTCCAGGCGGAGATCCGGCAGCATTTCACGACTCTGAGTCAGTGGCTTGAGAAGACCTTGAAAGCAGGCGTGAAGATGCAGGTGATTAAGCTTCAAGGCTCTGTGGCAACCGAAGCCCAGATACTGATGGCGGTCGTGCATGGCGCAATGCTTTCTGCACGCGCATCCGGCGCCCCCGCTGTCTTCCAGACAATCACCAAAGCGGCTTTGAAGCAGATTGCTGTACCAAAATACTGA
- a CDS encoding TonB-dependent receptor codes for MCLKFRAFFLSPRSAFFIFFFLCLVKTSTAQNVLKGEVTDTSNAALVNARATLVNNASHTVRHAVTNKAGVYTFSYVAPGTYSLIVEANNFTRYENTTLTVGAAQDMTIDVRLLLSPVSQSVTVSDDHESLLEVPTLGKTGTKLEEIPGSIQVISREVLAEQGATMLRQSMTNASGINYGGQDSKGFYDHFLIRGLNATIFSDGFTDGDQLGGLSHSLNGVARVEVLEGPGSALFGSGAPGGTINIVHYTPSSERHFGAGLTGGSFGTISNYDYVTGPTGIAGLNYRIDTTFSHADGFRSLSSHDYEARPTLEWQFKNHILDIAVDTRHTHDTPDSYGILYVNGTPATNVSIDAKYSTPFASANQTFVRPTITDTWHVNDILTINNRFSYLFRQLNALGNGDSTKTKFSGGEVVGRQLREQRDSDASYDYQFEPVWKLKTGPIHHTLLTGFEYLRQTISTNRTTADLPNIPDALHPVPPETSLAGITFLCDASHNCNDDRLWANFYSVYATDQVDLTEKLKLRVGVRGDFFDSFLLPLSAGSGGVNQEGQPLTPNVVESRHDKPVSWNAGLLYKATSWIVPYFGASSSHLSNFSSENTQDGIGEPESAIQYEAGVKFPLLHDRVALNTAVFNVSRNNVATPVTLPGGLEGVVFDSQRTRGFEASFDGKVTEQWHVLANTTYQDAKITDNPQGITAQGNHPQGAPAHIANLWSTYDFANAGLRGLKVGGGLNYLGKTFSDTTNVNSAPSYVIGKATVSYDKSAWGFHLNVDNFTNRRYFIAANAAGAYVGNSASVYGGITWNPGSHR; via the coding sequence ATGTGCCTGAAATTCCGCGCTTTTTTCCTCTCTCCAAGAAGCGCATTCTTTATCTTCTTCTTCCTTTGTCTAGTTAAGACAAGTACGGCCCAGAATGTACTCAAAGGCGAAGTCACTGACACCTCTAACGCAGCTCTGGTGAATGCACGGGCGACCCTCGTGAATAATGCCAGCCACACTGTGCGCCATGCCGTCACCAACAAGGCGGGTGTCTACACGTTCTCCTATGTTGCGCCGGGCACTTATAGCCTGATCGTGGAGGCAAACAACTTTACCCGGTATGAGAACACCACCCTCACGGTTGGCGCTGCGCAGGATATGACTATCGATGTCAGATTGCTGTTAAGCCCCGTGTCGCAGTCGGTCACGGTGAGCGACGACCATGAGTCGCTGCTGGAAGTCCCGACGCTGGGTAAAACCGGTACGAAGCTGGAGGAGATCCCGGGGAGCATTCAGGTGATCTCGCGCGAGGTGCTTGCAGAACAAGGCGCGACGATGCTGCGGCAGTCGATGACGAATGCCAGCGGCATCAACTATGGCGGACAGGACAGCAAAGGGTTTTACGATCACTTTTTGATTCGCGGACTCAATGCCACGATCTTTAGCGACGGCTTTACTGACGGCGATCAACTGGGTGGGCTTTCGCACTCGCTCAATGGTGTGGCACGAGTGGAGGTACTGGAAGGGCCGGGTTCGGCTCTGTTCGGCAGCGGCGCGCCTGGTGGCACGATCAATATCGTTCACTACACGCCTTCGTCGGAACGGCACTTTGGGGCTGGGCTGACGGGAGGCTCGTTCGGAACGATCTCGAACTACGACTATGTCACCGGTCCTACGGGCATCGCGGGCTTGAACTATCGAATAGACACTACGTTCTCACACGCCGACGGCTTCCGCTCTCTGAGCAGCCATGACTACGAGGCAAGGCCAACTCTTGAGTGGCAGTTCAAGAATCATATTCTCGACATCGCAGTTGACACCCGGCACACCCATGACACGCCGGACTCTTACGGCATTCTCTACGTCAACGGCACGCCGGCCACCAACGTCTCCATCGATGCGAAGTACTCCACTCCGTTTGCTTCCGCGAACCAGACCTTCGTTCGCCCGACCATTACGGACACATGGCACGTCAACGACATCCTGACGATCAACAACCGCTTCTCGTATCTGTTTCGTCAACTCAACGCGCTGGGCAATGGTGACAGCACAAAGACGAAGTTCAGTGGCGGGGAGGTCGTTGGGCGGCAGCTTCGTGAGCAACGCGACTCCGATGCCAGCTATGACTACCAGTTCGAGCCGGTATGGAAGCTAAAGACTGGCCCGATACATCACACGCTTTTGACCGGTTTCGAGTATCTGCGCCAAACGATTTCGACGAACAGAACCACTGCGGATCTTCCCAATATTCCTGATGCGCTCCATCCGGTGCCGCCGGAGACTTCTTTGGCCGGGATCACATTCCTGTGCGATGCGTCACATAACTGCAATGACGATCGGCTCTGGGCGAACTTCTACAGCGTGTATGCAACCGACCAGGTAGACCTCACAGAGAAGCTGAAACTCCGTGTCGGTGTGCGTGGCGACTTCTTCGACTCTTTCCTGCTGCCGCTAAGTGCGGGATCAGGCGGTGTCAACCAGGAAGGTCAGCCCTTGACTCCGAACGTTGTGGAGAGCCGTCATGACAAGCCGGTCAGCTGGAATGCCGGATTGCTGTATAAGGCAACGTCCTGGATTGTGCCTTACTTCGGAGCGTCGAGCAGCCATCTTTCCAATTTCAGCTCTGAAAATACGCAGGATGGTATTGGCGAGCCGGAATCAGCGATCCAGTATGAGGCCGGAGTGAAGTTTCCTCTCCTTCACGACCGCGTCGCGCTCAACACGGCAGTCTTCAACGTCTCACGCAACAACGTTGCAACGCCGGTGACGCTTCCTGGCGGGCTTGAAGGTGTGGTATTCGATAGCCAGCGCACACGGGGCTTTGAGGCGTCGTTCGATGGCAAAGTGACCGAGCAGTGGCATGTGCTGGCGAACACGACGTACCAGGATGCAAAGATCACGGATAATCCGCAGGGCATCACCGCGCAAGGCAATCATCCACAGGGCGCTCCCGCGCATATCGCCAATCTTTGGTCGACGTATGACTTCGCGAATGCCGGTCTGCGGGGCCTCAAGGTGGGTGGCGGGTTGAACTACCTTGGCAAAACCTTTAGCGATACTACGAATGTGAACTCCGCACCGTCGTACGTGATCGGCAAGGCCACGGTTAGCTATGACAAATCCGCGTGGGGCTTTCACCTGAACGTGGACAACTTCACCAATCGGCGGTACTTCATTGCCGCCAATGCCGCCGGAGCCTACGTGGGCAATTCTGCCTCCGTCTATGGAGGGATAACCTGGAACCCTGGCTCGCATCGATGA
- a CDS encoding methyltransferase codes for MQSASLIPHEQIQAIILGYWQARSLALATSLGVADHLADGPLTVDELASRTQTNASALFRLLRALESIGIFSQSSPQVFVNTPTSDCLRRDVPGAQWPTVLHNLGRGYGPVEGWDELEYSVRTGKRSIDKTYGYDFWELCRRNPQVNVAVNETMRSLSEAMTPVITAAYDWSKFPVIEDVGGGIGTQIVSILDANPSCRGILFDQPHVVAGAIVHDRLKTLSGSFFEAVPDGADATLMRWVLHDWSDTEATEILKTVRRSMKPSARLILVEFVLSDGAGFDFGKWTDLQMLVMFGGLERTKLEYRDLLVAAGFELEEEISTPTPVNLLIARPV; via the coding sequence TTGCAGAGCGCATCACTGATACCACACGAACAGATTCAAGCAATTATCCTCGGCTACTGGCAGGCACGCTCGCTTGCCTTAGCCACTTCACTGGGCGTCGCAGACCATTTAGCAGATGGTCCCCTGACTGTGGACGAGCTTGCAAGCCGAACCCAGACGAATGCATCGGCTCTCTTTCGGCTTCTGCGTGCGCTCGAAAGCATCGGAATCTTTTCCCAGTCTTCCCCGCAGGTATTCGTCAACACGCCGACGAGTGATTGCCTGCGAAGAGATGTGCCCGGCGCTCAGTGGCCTACCGTTCTGCATAACCTGGGAAGAGGCTATGGGCCGGTCGAGGGATGGGACGAGCTGGAATACTCTGTGAGAACGGGCAAACGCTCTATCGATAAGACCTATGGCTACGATTTCTGGGAGCTTTGCCGGAGGAATCCGCAGGTCAATGTCGCGGTGAACGAAACGATGCGCTCGCTGAGCGAGGCGATGACGCCAGTGATTACCGCGGCGTATGACTGGAGCAAGTTTCCTGTTATCGAGGACGTGGGCGGCGGGATCGGTACGCAGATCGTGTCGATTCTTGACGCGAATCCTTCGTGCAGAGGCATTTTGTTCGATCAACCGCATGTGGTGGCGGGGGCAATCGTTCACGATCGGCTGAAGACGTTGAGCGGGAGCTTCTTTGAAGCTGTGCCGGACGGTGCGGATGCAACCCTGATGCGCTGGGTGCTCCATGACTGGAGCGATACAGAGGCCACGGAGATATTGAAGACGGTGCGCCGGTCCATGAAGCCGTCAGCGCGGTTGATCCTGGTTGAGTTTGTGTTGTCGGACGGAGCAGGTTTCGACTTCGGCAAGTGGACCGATCTGCAGATGCTGGTGATGTTTGGTGGACTCGAACGGACGAAGCTGGAATACCGCGATCTGCTGGTAGCTGCGGGCTTCGAACTGGAAGAGGAGATCTCCACCCCGACGCCTGTGAACCTTCTTATCGCAAGACCCGTCTAG
- a CDS encoding GMC family oxidoreductase N-terminal domain-containing protein, which yields MTRHATNEPTFSEDSHALEFAEQVRANQLRLTAELKLTYDFIICGSGSSGSVVARRLAENPKVSVLLLEAGGQDDIPNIVDPRQWATNLGSDRDWGFQAQSNPELNGRAIGMSMGKVLGGGSSINVLHWVRGHRSDWNHFADEAGDAAWNYESVLKLYRRIEDWHGEPDAEYRSNGGAIFIKPSRSESPLSLATFEAARSIGVPPFGNLNGRMMEGEGGCSYTERAIRNGKRQSVFRAYVFPYMDRPNLTVLTRALVTRITFDHNRASGVEVAHNGKLYHIGAGLEVVLSLGAIQTPKVLMQSGIGDQAELQRFGIPLVQHLPGVGQNFQDHTLIMGCVWEHQQPDHIHTSDEVILQWKSDPRLDSPDMQCVLLDQPAVGRETAKFSPPTNSWTIVPGLVRPKSRGRLRLTGPNHLDPVEIYANHLNAPADLTALTRAVEFSCDLANSAALRPFAKRQVIPGDPTKQGLEDFVRSSASTYWHQTCTAKMGRDSMSVVDGNLKVYGIKGLRIADGSIMPRITTGNTMAPCVVIGERAGEILKSEYKL from the coding sequence ATGACACGCCACGCAACAAACGAACCAACTTTCAGCGAAGATTCCCATGCACTCGAATTTGCTGAACAGGTTCGTGCCAATCAACTCCGCCTGACGGCCGAGCTGAAACTGACATACGACTTCATCATCTGTGGATCCGGATCTTCGGGCTCAGTTGTAGCCCGAAGACTTGCCGAAAACCCTAAGGTCAGTGTTTTGTTGTTGGAAGCGGGCGGCCAGGATGACATTCCCAACATCGTGGACCCACGTCAATGGGCTACTAATTTAGGGAGTGATCGGGACTGGGGATTTCAGGCCCAGTCCAATCCCGAACTCAACGGGCGGGCAATCGGGATGTCCATGGGCAAGGTTCTGGGAGGCGGATCGAGTATAAATGTGCTGCACTGGGTGCGCGGCCATAGAAGCGATTGGAATCACTTTGCGGACGAAGCTGGCGACGCTGCTTGGAACTACGAGTCGGTCTTGAAGCTCTATCGTCGCATTGAAGACTGGCATGGCGAACCCGACGCGGAATACCGTAGCAACGGCGGAGCAATCTTTATTAAGCCATCTCGCTCCGAAAGTCCTCTTAGTCTGGCGACGTTTGAAGCTGCCCGCTCAATCGGAGTTCCGCCCTTCGGCAACTTGAATGGTCGCATGATGGAAGGTGAGGGAGGCTGCTCCTACACTGAGCGAGCGATACGGAACGGAAAACGGCAATCAGTCTTTCGGGCCTATGTCTTTCCTTATATGGATCGCCCGAATCTTACGGTTCTCACGCGCGCTCTGGTTACCCGAATTACCTTTGACCATAACCGTGCATCCGGCGTGGAAGTCGCGCACAACGGCAAACTGTACCACATCGGCGCGGGTCTGGAAGTTGTCCTATCGCTGGGTGCTATCCAAACGCCGAAGGTGCTTATGCAGTCAGGCATAGGCGATCAAGCTGAACTGCAACGATTCGGAATTCCGCTTGTTCAACATCTTCCGGGCGTGGGGCAAAACTTTCAGGATCACACGCTCATCATGGGATGCGTATGGGAGCACCAGCAGCCCGACCACATCCATACCAGCGACGAAGTTATTCTGCAATGGAAGTCTGATCCACGCCTGGATAGTCCGGATATGCAATGCGTTCTGCTCGACCAGCCGGCAGTCGGCCGAGAGACAGCTAAGTTTAGTCCACCCACGAATTCCTGGACCATCGTCCCCGGCCTGGTGCGCCCCAAGAGCCGGGGAAGGCTCCGACTCACAGGCCCCAATCACCTCGATCCCGTTGAGATTTACGCAAATCATCTCAACGCCCCAGCCGACCTAACGGCTCTCACTCGTGCTGTAGAGTTCAGTTGCGATCTTGCAAACTCCGCTGCTCTGCGGCCCTTTGCCAAACGCCAAGTGATCCCAGGCGACCCCACAAAACAGGGCCTTGAGGATTTCGTGCGAAGTTCTGCCAGTACCTATTGGCATCAGACCTGCACCGCCAAGATGGGACGCGATTCGATGTCTGTCGTTGACGGCAACCTCAAGGTCTATGGAATCAAAGGTCTTCGTATCGCGGACGGTTCCATCATGCCGCGCATCACAACTGGCAACACTATGGCGCCATGCGTTGTTATCGGAGAGCGGGCTGGAGAGATTCTCAAGAGCGAATATAAGTTGTGA
- a CDS encoding carboxypeptidase regulatory-like domain-containing protein, with product MMSSGLYAMRQMSKLLLVIGFVLGFAFSTPRIAQAQATGSIHGRVMDPTGALVSEATAVLTQGSGRSETQSSKDGNFSFKSVTPGTYAVTVDAAGFATYSKEGVSVRSGQVVDLSISLTIKVEQQTVSVSDRNSGVNVNPDENASALVIKGADLDALSDNPNELANQLQALAGPAAGPDGGQLYVDGFSGGQIPSKSSIREIRINQNPFSAEFDRLGYGRIQIFTKPGTNKFHFRFLANASDSALNTSNPLVSQQPNYYMTFFDGNISGPLTKSASYFLDVIRYDLQGQSIVNAVNPDNISSTFSEAVPNPSSLTNIHSGLDLQTGSNNTLILREFYFRTVQTGAGVSALNLPEQAYKTDNQENTFQVADAVVVNAHLLNETRFQWRRIRNDQAPSYFSPTVTVQGAFTTGGNNQGVIQDHQDIFEFQNISTATIRDHTVRFGMRLRAYRDANYANSGTNGYYLFNSVAQYLAKTPAQYQATVISNLLARVLVFDGALFFQDDWRWKPNFTLSYGLRFEGQNRIHDHNDWAPRLALAWAPGHLGKTPPRTVLRAGYGWFYNRFTVANTFASSGSGTNATTATPYIIQAIHQNGINQQSYVIDNPNFYDPNAAAPTGTITSATGSIPSLYSIDPHFHAALDMQGGIGVDQKVGKNLTFNVTYLFTRGFHQYFTNNVTAPSFNPSTYTVVGSTPSTFNYQFQSGGVYKQHQLILTTNAQFQRMSLHSSYTFNQARSDTQGVTYFPSIAQDPSLDFGRPNFDIHQSLQLLGTISAPYAITFAPILFAQSGTPYNVTIGRDLTGNNQFNARPTYGTCGAADVVSTQYGCLDSNPVGKGEKIVPFGLGTGPANVSFSIRMSKVIGVGPKIGGPAPSQGAGTGSGIVTSGALSGGKLDATAKRKYNLTLTAGAINLFNIVNLASPNGTLLSPLFGKSQSLATGAYANPLPGNRYIFTSAIFSF from the coding sequence ATGATGTCGTCAGGACTCTACGCAATGCGGCAGATGTCGAAGTTGCTGCTTGTCATTGGATTTGTGCTCGGTTTCGCATTCAGCACGCCTCGTATCGCACAGGCGCAAGCAACCGGCAGCATTCATGGCCGAGTGATGGACCCAACGGGCGCACTGGTATCGGAGGCCACTGCTGTTCTCACGCAAGGCAGCGGCAGGAGTGAAACGCAGTCGAGCAAGGATGGGAATTTCAGTTTCAAATCCGTGACTCCGGGGACCTATGCGGTCACTGTTGATGCTGCCGGATTTGCTACCTATTCCAAGGAAGGCGTGTCGGTCCGTTCAGGACAAGTCGTCGATCTCAGCATTTCGCTCACTATCAAGGTGGAGCAGCAAACCGTCTCTGTTTCAGACCGGAACAGCGGAGTAAACGTGAACCCGGATGAGAATGCAAGCGCACTAGTCATCAAAGGGGCAGACCTGGATGCACTGTCGGATAATCCCAATGAACTGGCAAATCAGCTACAGGCGCTTGCCGGACCAGCGGCTGGACCCGATGGCGGCCAACTATATGTGGACGGTTTTAGCGGCGGCCAGATTCCTTCCAAGTCCTCAATTCGGGAAATTCGCATCAATCAAAATCCCTTCTCTGCGGAGTTTGATCGGCTCGGCTATGGAAGAATCCAGATTTTCACCAAGCCTGGCACCAACAAATTTCATTTTCGCTTTCTTGCAAATGCCAGCGACTCTGCATTGAATACTTCCAATCCTCTCGTTTCGCAGCAGCCGAATTACTACATGACATTTTTTGACGGGAATATTAGCGGACCCTTGACAAAGAGCGCTTCGTATTTTCTCGATGTGATACGGTACGACCTACAAGGTCAGAGCATTGTCAATGCCGTGAATCCTGACAATATATCGTCAACCTTCAGTGAGGCGGTACCCAATCCGTCATCACTCACGAACATTCACTCTGGGCTTGATCTCCAGACCGGCAGTAACAATACCTTGATCCTCCGGGAATTTTATTTCCGCACCGTGCAAACAGGCGCTGGTGTCTCGGCTTTGAATCTTCCCGAACAGGCATACAAGACAGATAATCAGGAGAATACTTTTCAGGTCGCTGATGCCGTAGTGGTGAATGCACACCTGCTCAATGAAACGCGTTTTCAATGGCGGCGAATCCGCAACGACCAGGCACCCTCCTATTTCTCGCCGACTGTGACCGTTCAGGGTGCCTTTACGACTGGAGGTAACAATCAGGGAGTCATACAGGATCATCAGGATATCTTTGAATTTCAAAATATCTCGACTGCAACTATCAGGGACCATACCGTGCGTTTCGGAATGCGACTTCGCGCCTATCGAGACGCCAACTATGCTAATTCCGGGACCAACGGTTACTACCTCTTCAATTCTGTCGCTCAATATCTTGCAAAGACTCCAGCACAATATCAAGCAACAGTGATTAGCAATCTACTTGCACGGGTACTTGTATTCGATGGCGCTCTCTTCTTCCAGGATGATTGGCGCTGGAAGCCCAACTTTACCCTCAGCTATGGTCTTCGTTTCGAGGGGCAGAATCGCATCCATGACCACAATGATTGGGCACCGAGACTCGCACTAGCGTGGGCACCGGGACATCTCGGAAAGACTCCGCCCAGGACGGTACTGCGCGCGGGCTATGGCTGGTTCTATAATCGGTTCACCGTAGCCAATACATTCGCTTCGTCGGGCTCCGGGACGAATGCGACGACGGCGACGCCCTATATCATTCAGGCGATTCATCAGAACGGTATCAATCAGCAGAGCTATGTGATTGACAACCCGAATTTCTACGACCCGAATGCGGCAGCACCAACGGGAACCATTACGAGCGCCACTGGGTCAATTCCATCTCTCTATAGTATCGATCCCCACTTTCACGCGGCTCTCGATATGCAGGGTGGGATCGGAGTCGATCAGAAAGTCGGCAAAAATCTTACGTTCAATGTCACCTATCTATTTACCAGGGGCTTCCATCAGTATTTCACCAACAATGTGACGGCACCGAGTTTTAATCCTTCCACCTATACCGTCGTTGGCTCGACGCCCTCTACCTTCAATTACCAATTTCAGTCTGGAGGCGTTTACAAACAGCATCAACTGATTCTGACCACCAACGCACAATTTCAACGTATGTCGTTGCATAGCTCCTACACGTTCAACCAAGCGAGGAGCGATACTCAAGGGGTTACATACTTCCCTTCGATCGCTCAAGACCCCAGTCTGGATTTCGGCCGTCCGAACTTTGATATCCACCAGAGCCTTCAACTCCTGGGAACTATCTCTGCACCCTATGCAATCACCTTCGCTCCGATACTATTCGCTCAGTCCGGGACTCCTTACAACGTAACAATTGGAAGAGACTTGACCGGGAACAATCAGTTCAATGCGCGTCCAACGTATGGAACCTGCGGCGCAGCGGATGTCGTTTCCACTCAATACGGTTGTCTCGATTCCAACCCTGTAGGCAAGGGAGAAAAAATTGTTCCTTTCGGGCTTGGCACTGGACCTGCCAACGTGAGCTTTTCCATACGTATGAGCAAGGTCATCGGGGTCGGACCAAAAATCGGAGGACCAGCACCCAGCCAAGGTGCGGGTACTGGAAGTGGCATAGTTACCTCTGGAGCACTCAGCGGAGGCAAATTGGACGCGACTGCGAAACGCAAATACAACCTTACGTTGACCGCTGGTGCGATCAATCTCTTCAACATCGTGAATCTGGCGTCGCCAAACGGCACACTGCTCTCACCACTTTTCGGCAAATCGCAATCTCTTGCGACTGGGGCGTATGCCAATCCACTTCCGGGCAACCGCTACATCTTTACGTCTGCAATCTTTAGCTTTTAG
- a CDS encoding YrhA family protein, with translation MSRIEGLLQRIDGEKREYDQTIWPPATEETIDRLRNSAHETLKTQLPEGYITLLRRNDGVDFNGYVVYGATEHREPFLSGFIEANDRLGEPTPRFIFYAETGHTLYAHDRTHRRWIALDVPSLDVIDEFDSFDIMLERVLREALEE, from the coding sequence ATGTCGAGAATAGAGGGGTTGCTTCAGCGCATTGACGGCGAGAAGCGTGAATATGATCAAACCATTTGGCCGCCAGCCACCGAAGAAACAATTGATCGCCTCCGCAATTCCGCCCACGAAACGCTAAAGACGCAACTACCTGAAGGGTATATCACTCTTCTGCGGCGCAACGACGGGGTCGACTTCAACGGCTATGTCGTCTATGGCGCGACAGAGCATAGGGAGCCCTTCCTCAGCGGTTTCATTGAGGCGAATGACCGTCTGGGCGAACCAACGCCGCGGTTTATCTTCTATGCCGAAACAGGTCACACGCTCTATGCGCATGACCGTACGCACAGGCGTTGGATTGCGCTTGATGTGCCGTCGTTGGATGTTATCGACGAATTCGACAGCTTCGATATAATGCTGGAACGTGTGCTGCGAGAAGCCTTGGAAGAGTGA
- a CDS encoding aldehyde dehydrogenase family protein, with protein sequence MSSENIPTVAHELMNPAIWGGKMYANGWREGANRALDVTDKSTDQVLGTIANANPAEMREAGKAALLASREWARTPAERRAEIVRHAADLLERHKEEISYWIVRESGSTRMKAYGEIQASRDILYHSAELALRPTTRVLKDDNGMLSYIERTPLGVVGVISPFNYPLALAIRAVAPALAMGNAVILKPDVATAVSGGIVIARLFEEAGLPTGALQVLPGDADTGVALVEDPSVSMISFTGSTVAGRKIGAAAGATLKRVSLELGGKNPFIVLADANVESAAHAGMFGSFFHHGQICMAVGLHLVHESLIDQYTARVAEFAKAIKVGDPYLEAVGLGPINKKQRDNIQAIVEDAVRTGAELVEGGTFDNLFYRPTVLKNVSSNSRAFKEEIFGPVAVIVGFNDESQAIQLANGTGYGLTASVFGEIEHAKKVGKQIETGMLHINDTTLLGNREAPFGGFKASGNGSRMGGDADLHEFSTWRWTTETRQPIPYEIQAT encoded by the coding sequence ATGTCTAGCGAAAACATCCCTACAGTTGCCCACGAACTTATGAACCCCGCAATCTGGGGCGGCAAGATGTATGCGAATGGATGGCGTGAAGGCGCCAACAGAGCGCTTGACGTCACGGATAAATCCACCGATCAGGTGCTCGGAACGATCGCCAATGCAAACCCTGCCGAAATGCGCGAGGCAGGTAAAGCGGCGCTGTTGGCATCTAGGGAATGGGCAAGGACGCCAGCAGAGCGTCGGGCAGAAATCGTCCGTCATGCTGCAGATCTCCTGGAACGACATAAGGAAGAGATCTCCTATTGGATCGTGCGTGAGTCCGGCTCTACAAGAATGAAAGCATATGGAGAGATACAGGCGTCGAGAGATATTCTGTACCACTCCGCGGAACTCGCTTTGCGGCCAACCACCCGCGTTCTGAAGGACGACAACGGCATGCTTAGCTATATCGAGCGCACCCCGCTAGGCGTGGTCGGAGTGATCTCACCGTTTAACTATCCTTTGGCGCTTGCCATCCGCGCAGTCGCTCCTGCCTTGGCAATGGGGAATGCTGTCATTCTTAAACCCGATGTCGCGACGGCTGTCAGCGGCGGCATCGTCATAGCGCGTCTGTTTGAAGAAGCTGGACTGCCTACGGGAGCCCTACAGGTATTACCCGGAGATGCTGATACAGGGGTAGCTTTGGTTGAAGACCCTAGTGTATCGATGATCTCATTTACCGGCTCAACTGTGGCTGGAAGGAAAATCGGGGCCGCTGCGGGCGCAACCCTCAAGAGAGTTTCGCTGGAACTCGGAGGAAAGAACCCGTTTATCGTTCTGGCTGATGCCAATGTGGAGTCGGCAGCGCACGCTGGTATGTTTGGCTCCTTTTTTCATCACGGCCAAATCTGCATGGCTGTGGGGTTACATCTTGTGCATGAGAGCCTTATCGATCAATACACTGCCAGAGTGGCTGAGTTCGCGAAAGCGATCAAGGTGGGAGACCCTTATCTTGAAGCTGTAGGATTGGGGCCGATCAATAAGAAACAACGCGATAACATACAAGCCATCGTGGAGGACGCAGTTCGAACTGGAGCGGAACTCGTCGAGGGAGGCACGTTTGACAACCTCTTCTATCGTCCGACGGTACTGAAGAATGTTTCGAGCAATAGTAGAGCTTTCAAAGAAGAGATTTTTGGCCCGGTCGCCGTGATCGTTGGATTCAACGATGAGAGTCAGGCCATTCAATTGGCAAATGGAACGGGCTATGGCTTGACTGCATCTGTATTTGGAGAAATCGAACACGCTAAGAAAGTCGGCAAGCAGATCGAAACCGGTATGCTTCACATTAACGACACAACACTGTTAGGCAATAGGGAAGCACCCTTCGGCGGATTCAAGGCATCAGGCAATGGTAGTCGGATGGGAGGCGACGCCGATCTTCACGAATTTAGTACCTGGAGATGGACAACGGAAACACGTCAACCCATTCCCTACGAAATTCAAGCTACATAG